A window of the Juglans microcarpa x Juglans regia isolate MS1-56 chromosome 5D, Jm3101_v1.0, whole genome shotgun sequence genome harbors these coding sequences:
- the LOC121264328 gene encoding eukaryotic translation initiation factor 3 subunit A-like has protein sequence MASFAKPENALKRAEELINVGQKQDALQTLHDLFTSRRHRAWQKPLERSMFKYIELCVDLRRGRFAKDGLIQYRIICQQVNVSSLEEVIKHFMHLSTERAEQARTQAQALEEALDVEDLEADKRPEDLMLSYVSGEKGKDRSDRELVTPWFKFLWETYRTVLEILRNNSKLEALYAMTAHRAFQFCKQYKRTTEFRRLCEIIRNHLANLNKYRDQRDRPDLSAPESLQLYVDTRFEQLKVATELELWQEAFRSVEDIHGLMCMVKKTPKSSLMAVYYAKLTEIFWISSSHLYHAYAWFRLFLLQKSFNKNLSQKDLQLIASSVLLAALSVNPYDHTRSASHLDIENEKDRNLRMANLIGFNLETKLEGKEVLSRSSLLSELVAKGVLSCVTQEVKDLYHLLEHDFFPLDLASKVQPLLNKISKFGGKLLSAPSVPEVQLSQYVLAMEKLTTLRLLQQVSQVYQIMRIESLSRMIPFFDFAIVEKISVDAVKHNFVALKVDHMKGVVIFDNMGLESEILRGHLTNLAETLNEARAMIYPPARNVSRLGELLPSLAEIVDKEHKRLLARKSLIEKRKEEEERKLLEKERLEESKRIELQKITEEAERKRLASEYEERKNERIRREIEERELAEAQALLQEASHRIKWKGKKPAIEGDKLTKQSVMELTLSEQLRERQEMEKKLQKLAKTMDYLERAKREEAAPLVEAAYQQRLVEERVLHEREQQQEIELSKQRHDTELKEKERLARIKNNKEIFQARVVSCREEENTRFRREREERVSQILQSRRQEREKMRKLKFYLSLEEERQKILHEEEEARKREEAERIRKEQAERKAKLDEIAEKQRQRERELEEKERQRREALLGKSTEVPLRTSEPPAVARPSESGSAAPAAAAAAVAGGKYVPRFKRTESSGQAPPPETDRWGGNKQDDRLPQASDRWRSDDRRSSSASSFGGGGGRFASTWSSSRNPPRGSER, from the exons ATGGCGAGTTTTGCCAAACCAGAAAATGCTTTGAAACGAGCTGAAG AGTTGATCAATGTTGGACAGAAGCAAGATGCGTTGCAAACACTACATGACCTTTTCACCTCAAGGAGACACAGAGCATGGCAGAAGCCGCTTGAAAGGAGTATGTTTAAGTATATAGAGCTGTGTGTAGACTTGCGGAGAGGCCGGTTTGCCAAGGATGGACTCATTCAGTACCGTATCATCTGTCAGCAAGTAAATGTTAGTTCTTTGGAGGAGGTGATCAAGCACTTCATGCATCTATCAACTGAGCGAGCTGAACAAGCTCGCACCCAGGCACAAGCCTTAGAAGAAGCTCTTGATGTCGAAGATCTAGAAGCAGATAAAAGGCCTGAAGACTTAATGCTAAGCTATGTCAGTGGAGAGAAAGGGAAAGATAGATCTGATAGGGAACTTGTGACTCCATGGTTTAAGTTTTTATGGGAAACATATAGAACAGTGCTTGAGATCTTACGGAACAACTCAAAATTGGAAGCACTATATGCG ATGACAGCGCATCGAGCTTTCCAGTTTTGTAAGCAATACAAACGAACAACAGAGTTTCGTAGGCTGTGCGAGATCATAAGGAATCATTTGGCAAATCTCAATAAATATAGAGACCAGAGGGACCGACCTGATCTGTCAGCTCCAGAAAGCTTGCAGCTGTATGTTGACACAAGATTTGAGCAGCTAAAAGTTGCCACTGAACTTGAACTCTGGCAg GAAGCCTTTCGATCAGTTGAAGATATTCACGGACTGATGTGCATGGTTAAGAAGACGCCCAAATCATCCTTGATGGCTGTTTATTATGCTAAGCTAACTGAAATATTTTGGATTTCTTCTAGCCATCTATATCATGCCTATGCATGGTTCAGgctttttttattacaaaaaagcTTCAATAAGAACCTGAGCCAGAAGGATTTGCAATTGATAGCATCTTCCGTCCTTTTGGCTGCACTTTCAGTAAACCCCTATGATCACACCCGCAGTGCATCTCATTTGGATATAGAGAATGAGAAAGATAGAAATTTGAGGATGGCTAATCTCATTGGATTTAATCTGGAGACTAAACTTGAGGGCAAAGAAGTG CTTTCGAGGTCATCCCTTCTCTCTGAACTG GTGGCCAAAGGTGTATTGTCTTGTGTGACTCAAGAAGTGAAAGACCTTTATCATCTTTTGGAACATGACTTTTTCCCTCTAGATCTTGCATCAAAAGTTCAGCCCttgttaaataaaatctcaaagtTTGGGGGCAAGCTTTTGTCTGCTCCTTCTGTCCCAGAAGTGCAATTGTCACAGTATGTTCTTGCAATGGAGAAGCTTACTACCTTGAGATTGTTGCAACAG GTATCCCAGGTCTACCAAATAATGAGAATTGAAAGTTTATCTAGGATGATCCCATTTTTTGATTTTGCTATTGTGGAAAAGATATCCGTGGATGCAGTCAAGCATAATTTTGTGGCCTTGAAAGTTGACCATATGAAGGGTGTTgttatttttgataatatg GGTCTTGAGTCTGAGATTTTAAGGGGTCATTTGACCAACCTTGCAGAAACTTTGAATGAAGCTAGAGCAATGATTTATCCTCCTGCTAGGAATGTCTCAAGACTTGGTGAATTGCTTCCCAGTTTAGCTGAGATTGTGGATAAGGAACATAAGAGGCTACTCGCTCGAAAATCCCTCATTGAGAAACgcaaagaagaagaggagcGCAAACTGCTGGAGAAG GAACGTCTGGAAGAGTCAAAGAGGATTGAACTACAGAAGATAACTGAGGaagcagaaagaaaaagacttGCTTCTGAGTATGAGGAGAGGAAGAATGAAAGAATCCGTAGAGAAATAGAGGAGCGGGAACTTGCAGAAGCCCAAGCTTTGCTTCAGGAAGCTTCACATCGTATTAAATGGAAGGGAAAGAAGCCAGCCATTGAGGGA GATAAACTGACGAAGCAAAGTGTAATGGAGTTGACATTGAGTGAGCAACTCCGAGAAAGGCAGgaaatggaaaagaaattaCAGAAACTTGCCAAAACTATGGATTATTTGGAGAGAGCAAAAAGAGAAGAGGCTGCTCCCCTGGTTGAAGCTGCATATCAACAGCGTTTGGTGGAAGAGAGGGTCTTACATGAACGCGAGCAACAG CAAGAAATTGAGCTTAGCAAACAGCGCCATGACACAGAGCTAAAGGAGAAGGAGAGGCTTGCTCGAATTAAGAACAATAAG GAAATATTTCAAGCAAGGGTTGTCAGTTGTCGGGAAGAAGAAAATACCAGATTtagaagggagagagaggagagagtcTCACAAATCTTGCAGTCCAGgagacaagagagagagaagatgaggaagtTGAAGTTTTATTTGAGTTTAGAAGAGGAGAGGCAGAAAATATTGCATGAGGAAGAGGAAGCACGGAAGCGTGAAG AAGCTGAGAGAATAAGAAAAGAGCAGGCTGAACGCAAAGCAAAATTGGATGAGATAGCTGAAAAGCAGAGGCAACGAGAACGAGAActagaagaaaaggaaaggcagaGGAGAGAAGCCCTTTTGGGGAAATCCACAGAGGTACCTTTAAGGACTTCTGAGCCTCCTGCTGTGGCCCGCCCATCAGAGTCTGGATCTGCTGCTCCAGCTGCTGCTGCCGCCGCTGTTGCTGGTGGTAAATATGTTCCAAGGTTCAAGCGAACCGAGAGCTCAGGGCAGGCTCCACCTCCCGAAACTGATCGTTGGGGTGGTAATAAACAAGATGATCGACTGCCCCAAGCTAGTGATAGGTGGCGTAGTGATGACCGCAGATCCTCCAGTGCGTCCTCATTTGGTGGGGGTGGTGGAAGGTTTGCATCAACATGGTCATCATCCAGGAACCCTCCTCGAGGATCTGAACGTTGA
- the LOC121266148 gene encoding UNC93-like protein 3: MDSHDEESPLVVDNSPGKTPEQNHARDVHILSSAFLLIFLAYGAVQNLESTLNTEQDLGTTSLGILYLSFTFFSLVASVVVRGLGSKNALVLGTTGYWLFIAANLKPTWYTMVPASLYLGFAASIIWVGQGTYLTSTARSHARDYNVHEGTVIGNFNGEFWGMFASHQFVGNLISLAVLGDGTEGSTSNTTLLYVVFLGSMTLGTILMCFLTKRDHNGEDGSPDHSVGLYSTVVSLLKSVVSLFFDVRMLLIIPLIAYSGLQQAFVWAEFTKEIVTPALGVSGVGGAMAVYGAFDAICSLTAGRLTSGLTSITLIVSGGALIQAIVFLWILLIYRLTSGVLGIMYPLLMAAILGIGDGVFNTQLNALLGILFKHDMEGAFAQLKVWQSASTAVVFFLSPYISLKVMLLVMLAALGLSYSGFLLLTLKVEKAFSSGS, encoded by the exons ATGGATTCCCACGACGAAGAATCGCCATTGGTTGTCGATAATTCGCCGGGCAAAACCCCAGAGCAGAACCATGCTAGAGACGTTCATATTCTCAGCTCTGCCTTCCTCTTGATCTTTCTTGCCTATGGAGCTGTTCAGAACTTGGAAAGTACCCTCAACACC GAACAGGATTTGGGTACGACTTCGCTTGGGATATTGTATTTGTCTTTCACATTTTTCTCATTAGTGGCCTCTGTGGTGGTTCGGGGACTGGGGTCAAAGAATGCTTTGGTTCTTGGTACTACTGGTTATTGGTTGTTCATAGCTGCGAACTTGAAGCCAACATG GTATACAATGGTTCCAGCTTCTTTGTATCTTGGCTTTGCTGCTTCAATTATATGGGTTGGGCAG GGTACATATCTCACTTCCACTGCCCGCAGTCATGCAAGAGATTACAATGTCCATGAAGGAACGGTAATTGGTAACTTTAATGGAGAATTTTGGGGAATGTTTGCAAGTCACCAG TTCGTTGGAAATCTTATCTCACTTGCAGTCTTGGGAGATGGAACG GAGGGAAGTACCAGTAACACAACTTTGTTGTATGTTGTGTTCCTTGGCAGTATGACCTTAGGTACCATACTTATGTGCTTCTTAACAAAAAGGGATCATAACGGAGAGGATGGGTCACCAGATCATTCTGTCGGCTTGTATTCTACTGTGGTTTCTCTTTTAAAGTCAGTAGTCAGTCTTTTCTTTGACGTAAGGATGCTATTGATCATCCCTCTTATTGCATATTCAGGACTACAACAAGCATTTGTATG GGCTGAGTTTACCAAGGAAATTGTAACTCCAGCACTCGGTGTGTCTGGTGTGGGTGGTGCAATGGCGGTGTACGGTGCTTTTGATGCAATA TGTTCGCTGACAGCTGGTCGACTTACTTCTGGTCTCACATCGATCACTTTGATAGTTTCTGGTGGAGCTCTTATTCAGGCTATTGTATTCCTCTGGATTCTGCTAATATACAG GTTAACTAGTGGAGTACTTGGCATTATGTACCCACTTCTCATGGCTGCCATATTGGGCATTGGCGATGGAGTATTTAATACGCAGCTTAATGCTTTGCTTGGGATACTGTTCAAGCACGATATG GAAGGAGCATTTGCACAACTCAAGGTGTGGCAGAGTGCATCCACTGCAGTTGTTTTTTTCCTGAGTCCGTACATCTCATTGAAGGTAATGCTGCTGGTTATGCTTGCTGCACTTGGCCTCTCATATTCGGGATTTCTGTTATTAACTCTCAAGGTAGAGAAAGCGTTCTCCTCCGGTTCTTGA
- the LOC121265969 gene encoding uncharacterized protein LOC121265969: protein MFLFTAIFTRLTTSSRWPFLLYAATWTAILSVVVAVASFAPEVAFVSAISSSSSFSTACETDGSVRVPLDVPGETLCLPANLFSKSKIDFIVPPVFAAAVVAASACLVRAMCLWDDDETY, encoded by the coding sequence ATGTTTCTTTTTACCGCCATATTCACCCGCCTGACTACCTCTTCTCGGTGGCCATTCCTCCTCTATGCTGCCACCTGGACAGCTATACTCTCCgtggtggtggcggtggcgTCGTTCGCTCCGGAGGTTGCCTTCGTGTCTGCCATATCTTCGTCCTCTTCTTTCTCGACAGCGTGCGAGACGGACGGATCCGTAAGAGTGCCGTTGGATGTGCCGGGAGAGACCCTGTGCTTACCGGCCAACCTGTTCAGCAAGTCTAAGATTGATTTCATCGTTCCTCCGGTCTTTGCGGCGGCGGTCGTGGCTGCGTCTGCTTGCTTGGTCCGGGCAATGTGCCTTTGGGATGACGATGAAACCTATTAG